DNA sequence from the Acipenser ruthenus chromosome 20, fAciRut3.2 maternal haplotype, whole genome shotgun sequence genome:
CTATGCGAGTACCGGCAATAAGATACAAGTGTGGTTGCTGTCCTGTTCTGTATTCTTGTGCCCTCTGCCggttatatattgtaataaacagagatatatatttttatgtgaaGTATGGTCGCCTACCGAAGTACACGTAATACAAATGATTTGCTTCTTTTATGCAGTAAATAACAAACAGTCTGTCTTCAGAGGCACTTTATTTCTAGTGTCTTTATGCAAATGAGGATCAAGATAGGCGTGTTTGGAAACGGGAGCGCTTTGTCCGCGAGTAGGTGGGGGGTCATTTTTCAATTGGTTAGAGCTCAAAACTACACAGAAGGATTCAGCATAGGTCCTCCCAAGTGTATAAAAGCGTTGGCTGTGAAAGGATTGGGTTTATTCTTCTTCTGATTCTTGccatccaagaaaaaaaaacggaGAAAATGTCTGTAAGAGGAAAGACCGGTGGAAAGGCAAGAGCCAAGGCGAAATCTCGTTCGTCCAGAGCAGGGCTGCAGTTCCCCGTCGGTCGTGTTCATAGGCTGCTGCGGAAAGGAAACTATGCTCAGCGTGTGGGCGCTGGAGCTCCGGTCTATCTGGCCGCGgtgctcgagtacctgactgctgaaatcctAGAGCTGGCCGGGAACGctgcccgggacaacaagaaaaccagaatcatcccgcgtcacctgcagctcgctgtccgcaacgacgaggagctcaacaagctgctgggaggcgtcaccatcgctcagggcggagtgctgccTAACATTCAAGCCGTtctgctgcccaagaaaaccgagaaACCGACCAAGAGCAAGTAACCTGTCCTGACGTCTATTTCACTTTCTAAAACCCAAAGGTTCTTTTAAGAACCACAcaacatttgcaaaaaaagagCCGATCGCATTTTCAAGTTTCGTTACTTGCACTGTtgcacacaattattattatttattaatagacATACAGTTATTACAAAGTATCGCTGTATAGAAAATCACATTGCAATGCCCATTGTGTTGCAGCCATAAACCCATGCAGCACCACGCAGCCTCGTCAACATTAACACCCGGAGCAGAAAATGCACGTTTGTGGGAACGTGTGTGCATAAATACTTGCACTTCGTTATTACTGATGCCGATCATGTCCACCGTTTTACTTAGTTTTTAGTTTGAATGATTTTTTTAAGCCTGTTGTACGCTGCACAGGTGAATATATACAAAATGAATGCAATAAACGGGTACATTGGAATTCAAAGTTGACAGGGGAATATAAATGTGATTTACTAAATAATGTAACGCAGAACCACccctaaaaatagattttaaaaagtcaTATAAAGAGAGTCGTAACCGTGGGACGGGGAGAATAAAGATTACAAATTCAATTTGCAGCTGAAAATAGAATAAACACTGTTGAAAAAAGCGCGAGGTAGCaacaaagacagaaagaaaaagtACAAACAAAAGGAGCAGCCAGATTCAAACGAACCAATAAGGTTGCGCAGACTCGGGACGTACACACGATAGGGACACAAATCCGCCCCCTTGATgctcgcagacgcccttatacattAACCTTACACGACTGCTTgccccacattattattattagtttatttagcaggcgacttacagagactagggtgtgtgagctatgcatcagctacagagtcacttattataataataattattattttttagcagacgctcttagccagggcgacttacaattgttacaagataccacactattgtttacatacaattacccatttatacagttgggtttttaccggagcaatctagataaagtaccttgctcaagggtacagcagcagtgtgccctaccagggattgaacccacgaccctctggtcaagagtccagagcactaatcactactccacactgctgcccgtcttacaattacaattacgtctcacccaaaagacggagcacaaggaggttaagtgacttgctcaggatcacacaatgagtcagtggctgaggtgggttttgaaccgggtacctcctggttacaagccctttttatttaaccactggaccacgcgtGTGTTCAATGTGTGCACTATTACACTGCTCTGTACTCGCTCGATTCGTTTttctgtattgctgtttttgttttcatactTGTTTTAAACTACAGCGTGACGTGTCCTATGGGGCATATTTGTAAGCATTTCAGTGCAATTAACCGATTGCAACAGATGAAGCCATTCGTATCTGATACAAATTGATTTTTTGAGTGCAGTTCAATGCACACGTTTTCAAACAAATACACCCTGTGTTACATTTCCTGCTGTTTCGTGCTCAGGAGAACGTGTGCAGAAATCCATTGGTTTATCTGCTTGCTTGATTAAATCAAGAACATACATTCCTCCGcccatattgtgtgtgtgtgtctatcaacTAATACATCGGATATGGGCTCTTTTTAGAAAGATGtggtggctctgaaaagagcctttgggtttgCAGAAGTGAATTCTGACAGGGAGTTACTTCTTCGCCGCTGTCTTCTTTGCTTTGACAGCCCTAGGCTTTGCAACCTTGGGCTTTGCTGCCTTTGCTTTCTTCGGGCTCTTCGTTGTCTTTTTAGGTTTTACAGCTTTCACTTTTTTCGGGCTCTTGGCTGCTTTCTTTGCCACTGCCGGTTTCTTTGCTTTCTTGGGAGACTTCTTTGCCGCGACTGGCTTCTTTTCTGCTGGCTTTCTGGCTTTCTTTGCAGAAGCGGTGGTTTGTTTTGCGGCGGGTTTCTTGGCTTTCGGTGCTGCCTTTTTCTTGGCGGCTTTCTCCTTGGCTTCAGCTTGTTTTCTGTTGATCTTGAAGGACCCCGAAGCGCCGGTGCCCTTGGTCTGCACCAGAGTCTCCTTGCTTACCAGGCTCTTAATTGCCACCTTGAGCCGGGAGTTGTTCTTATCCACATCGTAGCCATCGGCTGCCAGAGCCTTCTTCAGCGCGGCCAGGGAGAGCCCGCTGCGCTCGTTGGAGGCAGACACAGACTTCACGATCAGCTCGGACACGCTGGCTCCTGTTTTCTTTGACTTATAATCGGCTGTCTTCTTCTTGGGAGCCTTGGCCGGAGCAGCGGCGGGTGCTGGTACAGTTTCTGCCATCCGACCTTCGTGTTAGCAATATGTATCACGAGAAACATCGCCTCGTTTTCATATATAGAAACGAGATCCCACCATTCCTCTGCGACATGGAGTTTCTCACACCGCATTTTGTTACATTTATTGTAAAGGAAATTACAAAATAGCTGTTTAAAAGTGCGATGCAATTGGGTGCAGCCACCAGAAATCAGCAACCAACATCCCTGCATGTATTGCAATTAAGAAAGCGTGTAAAATGCTATTCTTTATTGTCTTTATGTCAGAGGTTTCTAGCACACTTTAGCACAAACGGACAGCAAACCGTCTCTTgcacaatattttaaaacaagataaaaACAAGTATGAAAACATAATCAGGaacactaaaaaaaaatcttcactcAGTATTCAGTGACGTCAGAGCACTGTAATCCACTACATGTTTACCTCCGATACGAGGGCTCCTTCCTGTTTCTAACGAATAAAGCGCATCCTGTTTAGAGCTGCGACTCATGCTTCTTGCCGGGAAACATGCTGCTGCGGTTGCTAAACTCTGTCACCCCGACCTTAGTATTAGCTCCTGCTAATTCATTCGTCAAAATATAACCACTCCTCTCTTGCCATTTTTCCAACTAAAGCTCATCTGTAAAGTTTACACAATTTACTTACAACCCTTCACATGTACCTATATTATAAATCAACACTACTGTTTTGAAAGACTCTTTTTGTAACAAGTACAGCTGTTCACGTTTATAATTGGTGCATTGATATGAAGTATATGAAATCTAAAGCTGCTTCTGGTGTTTTAGTTGTAATACAGTAGCATGATTAAAATAGGACCTGTTTATTTAACGTGATCCCTGTGTATATGTGATGAAACCATTTCTTTATTCGAAATGTAACCCTGGTACCCTGTTGAAGATGAGCTATTCAGCCCTCAATCTCTGGTATTTACAGCCCAGCACATTACTGTATTACTGCAAACAAAGGAGATGCTGTAGGAGGCTTCTTGATTGGGAAAGTCATCTAAACAATTTAACAGTTATAATTCAATTATACAAACTAGTCCCAAATAGTTTGTATAATAGAGGTTTTACTGCATGTAAATACCAATCTATACCAGAACCCCTCGGTATCCTGAACAGTGCTGAAGCTGGCTGGTTTGTCAGCTGTTCTGTGGCACAGACTCTTCTGAAGATGCTACTTACTCCACTGTTGCTCTCCTGGTCTTATGCATTGGGGCTGCTTGCTGTCTGTGTTTGCAGATAGAATCTGATGCATAGTCGTTCATCTCCAGAGCTAGTGCTGAGAAGAGACAGAACTGACTTCGGTCTACAGAGCAGCCCTGACTCTTGTATTCACAGTGCAGGCTCGGGGCTGCAGGAAATGTGTTTTCACACTTGGGGTGAGTGGAGCTGAACACTGCTCAATACAGTACACAGAGAAGTTTAGCTGTCAAATCTATcacctgggttactgttgatagctatGCCAAATCCACagtctgcggtaagtgcactgtatattttgaaaagcgcaggatctgtgtgatttgtgccagcacttagactttgtaaatgattgcaaatgaagcccattctgttcaaatgtttatttattcatgtcatttatgGTATGTCTGTGTACAAACACATAGGTTCGGTTGCATAagtgcgctttgttatgtaggcagtataaacccatttatttaaaaacatttttacagttgtagttttgtatgtacaacatatatctgtgtatatacacatttattttcaaatatttatttcatttttttaccattttttgagGTTGCGTGTTATgtaatgtctgtatataaacacatttctgttcaaatgtctgtttgtttacaatgtttcggttgtgtagatgctttagatgacgttcctgaataaaactacaacatatattcaattgtttgtccttcattataatatttatgttgtttttaatacaccaGTCACATTGACTGGTCATGGTTGCTCTAGGTATGAAGATGGATCCTTGTACACAACAAGCACTGTATTCAACAAAGTCATTTTCTTCATCATACTGTTTTTGCTGTAAgtacatacagctatggcaaacgttttgcatcacctagaattttaggattaagacatcattaaattaaaaattatatgaacataatttagatctttcatttaatttcacataatctaagaaactacaaaatgatgttgcaaaagtctaccagaagccacaatagtagtacagtatttcatgttagacatCTCACATgattacatttttgtcagtttttcattaaggacagggtgattagaaagtgaTTCAAAAcgccatatcattgatgtggtaaacgtactttctaatcaccctgtatatggaaaactacaaaccagTATGCAATGGTATGCAATATTATTCAGAAGTTTtctttcgactttatgaagcaaaattacttcATTttatagggtgctgcaaaacctttggccatagctgtataatgaATAATTTACAAGCAGAGCAAATACAGTGTCACTACAGTGCAGGTTATTTACCTGTACTTCCAAATGCATTCACATCTTTTCAATATACTTATACATGTGTATACACACAGACAATTAAGGCTTTGAAGGTTTATACAGTAAAGGGAAATGCACATTCTAAACATAGTTCTATTTTACTTAGCGTTGAACCGGAGATCTTGTGTTTCCTTGTCGTTTATTTCCTGAAAAACTTTTTCTGACATCTTGATGCATTATGTACACCACTGTAATTGAATACCTTGTGTGAAAACCAATGcgaaatttgaaataaatacacaagTAGATGACTATAAATACTAAGTCAAGCCTTGTGTCTTGTGTTCAAACATTTACTGCATTGGATGTAGTTTTACAGCCTTGCATAGAGTACAATAATGCTGGATTATAAAACTGAACCTCTGAAGGGGGCTTATATTTAAGAGATAATCAAAAACACCAGTCTGTAAAACTTAATCTCCTCTCGTTCCCAGTATCGAAATGGAGCTGCCTACCGCTGGTTCCTTCTGCAGTCTGCAACTGGAGACACTATACAGAAAtcctgggatggaaataagactcctactgcagagcagtttcacacATTGCAGGTTTTACTCTGAGCTTGATTCGCCCCACTGTAGAGGTAATAAGCtgaggtgtgtcttaataaactcatagtaaaaccaggaatggatcaaacagctatgcaatgggagtcttatttccatccggTATGGATCTTGTTTCTGTAGAATTGCAATTTATGCATTCATTCATATGCCTCCAATATTTCTTCAACAGTATCATATATTCACAACCTTCAtgttcagcctttttttttttttttctttagtccaGGATTTAAGCCCCACCACTCTAGCGTCCTTCACACGGAGTGCTCGTTAGGAAACTTCCACCATCAGTGTGGAGAGATCAACATCTGCCAGCCTGCAAATCCTCACTGGGGCTGACAGAcagaaatacatacacacacagacaatcCCAACTGAAATTGGTTTGATCTCAGATCTGTTGCCGATGGAAATGAAGGAACCTGATTTTGAATCTTTCAGACTCGCTAGATGAAAGTTCTGATCTGAAAATCAGGTCTGGATGCCGCAGGGCTAGTGTGTGAGTTTCTCaaaaggagtttttttttgttgttgttagagATCAATAATGCTTCAAACATGTTCAACAAACTGGCCAAAAAAAAGGAGAGTGTTAAATTAACTGCGTGCTACTTTATGTGGTCAGGCAATGCGTCACTCCGATTCGCTCCCAGACCTATAAGAGCAGTGTGTGCAACTACTCAGCAACAAGCACTGGGAAGATGAGGGATCTTGGTGACAGCGGATTTGTCCCTCAGCACAGCGGCTGCACTGATCCAGCTACACAGACCCATGAACACAGCAATCCGGGCAAAGGACATCTCAGAGATCTCAGTCTCAGTACGAGTTCGTCTCCTCTATGGTGATGTGAAACTCCTTCCCCGACTCCTGCAGTGGAGCCCCCTGCTGCTCCTGCACTGGTACGGCAGACCGCTCCTCCTGCACTGGCAGCCTGAACTGGGAGATTTCAGGAGAGGGGCTGGGAGGGGGGCTGGGGTCCCTGCGCTGGTCTGAGCTGGGAGGGGGGCTGGGGTCCCTGCGCTGGTCTGAGCTGGGAGAAGCCTGGTTCACGACAGGACCGTTGTAAATGTAGACATTTCCATTGACCTTCATCTCTGTGAGACGAAGCGAGACAAGAGAAGGGAGAAAACAGAAATATTAAAGACAATCAATACAGGGATATTTTATATAATCCAAATGTTCTTGATATCTAACCTGTTTAGTATCCTAGTGTGTGTATATTCTCTAAAGTGCTTTTTATCATCATTAAGTtaatctggttaaaaaaaaaaagctttgtttctAAATAACATAATATAACGGTTATTATATGCCATTCACACTTCCATAAGTTTCTTTTTTCGTCTTCTGCTCTGTCACACTATTGCTGATGTTTTGGCACAGATCATAATTCACCAGGCGCACTATTCCTTTCAGACTCTAGAAGCAGATTTTTGTGAATTGAGGTTTTGAGGTCTACCAAGCTATTTGTACCACGCTGTGTGAAGGCAGCAGGAGCCAAAACGAAGCAGCAAATTATTAAAACAGCAAGTTTTCAGTCTGtcatgacttttcttcttctaATTCTCCTTAGATAGAGAGATGTTTGCTGTTTTTCAATTCTATCTCTCACTGGCATAGCCAGGACATTACAGTTAAAAATTATCTACTTTCTAAGGGTAATTTCCTGTTCACTCTGATTCAGTTTTACGTGCACACCGCCCACGACTCTGCTTCTTATTATTTGATATCAGCTGtacttttctgtgtttaatttAATGAAAGTGTTCCTTTAATATGATGTTTAATATTAAATGAGAGATTATGATAGAATCTTGTAACAGCTCTTTAATCATTTTCATGGTGCCAAGCCTACTTGTAAACTAcagaatgtgtgtatgtgtatatatatatatatatatatatatatatatatatatatatatatatatatatatatatatatatatatatatatatatatatagttatcaTTTTATTAAGTTAACCCAAATTTATAAAACTTATAAACGTGCACATCCCTAGTAGCTTATTCATTTTGAAATCGCTAAATATTAAAACAGGTTTTCACATCTTACATGAATATAGTTTAATATTATTTAACCAAGGGGTATCCTTTcttgcatttttttcttaaacatctGACAAATAACGCTTAGAGTAGAAAACGCTATTTACTAACTATTCATACCTTACATTGTAATGCTTACAAGAACAAAGTTTCACAAGTTGGATGGGGCAAgaagccctctctctctctacatatCAAAGTGATTCACCTCCAGTGAAGGGAAGCCGACACAGCCTCTGCTGTTGACCTGCCTCCCTGCCACCCTGTAGACCAATGAAAGCCCTGTTGTGTGTTTCATGCTCCGCCCCCTGCAGAGCAGTCAGCGAATGAGGCACAGcgatggggggagggggtgagccTGCGGATGGAGCAGGGAACTGTGGGATGCTGGAGTTCGAGGAGATTACGCTTCCACTTGGAGACAGTAAACTGGACTGCTCGGAGTCCTggaggaaagaaaaaacacaggaaTCAATCAGGGAGTTCAATAAACCACAGGACTCAGCTAATTTTACAGAGCATTAATCAGCATTGGGGGGGTAACATTACTGAATcggattacatttttcagaaactATTAACTGTAACAGTTCCTTGTTCAGACAGGTAATGCAATGTGGAAACGGGTTACATTGTATGTGAAAACAAAATGACTCGCTTACGAatcactgcatttaaaaacagaacaatGTCCTGAGCTTGGGTTCCGGTTTGAAATCATTCTGGAGTGATTACACCTAAAACTTGAATCAATGCCCAGTTTAAACAGTGTAACAGTGTCTCCTCAGCACCGCCCCTCCCTAGTCTTTTCTAAgcaataatatatttgttttagtcCGATTCCTTGCTTCACCTGAGAGATTTTGAAATATTCCCAATCCAGCTGCACGCAAGAGTGTATCAGCAACTGTGAAACTCCAAATTAAGTCCTGTAACAATGATCAGACCTGCtgcctgtgtaaaaaaaaaaatatacagcccCCCTCATCCCTCACAGCTACTGTGAGTGTGGAgtcatgctgggagctgtagttcctAGAAACACGGTAGTTTTAGCAATAAGCAGGACTCTGCAGTAAGGAGATTCACTGAAGGGATCAGGGAGAAAAAcggaaggggggaggggggggtatgGATGCTTTTTAACTGACTTACCTTGCCTGAGCCTGGGGTGTGGTCTgtaagagaggaaagagagagactGCATtgttaagccttttttttttttttttttaacaaatcagcttttgtttttgttcctgtcttttgttttggttgTAAATAATAGAAGTGGCCAGAGCTGAAgtgcagtttctgtgtctgggtaCTAATTCAAGGGACAGACCAGTCTGGCCCGGGACGCTACGCCAcagtgcagttctgaaagaaacacatgtcacAGCACACAGGTATGAAGGTCCTGCAATAGCTTAAAAGAAAGTTCAGCTGCTGTGCCTTATTCTCAAAACATCTGTTATGcatgcacttcctgggtcatttcacccgagcagtgtgttctgggtcatatcagtcaataggggaagcagcagctgattggttaatgataggaaagaagccattgaaggggtggggacaatttcaccctccagctgaaatgaccaaggaagtacaaCACAAACTGACAGCTGTACTTAACAGTAGTACCACATTCAAATACAAATAGATGCTTGCTTACCgtgtgtttctttctaaactGCACGTTTAGGACAAGTATTATTTCTGGAATGATTTTGTTCCAATCACTTTAAACCAGAATCACATGTTGCAAACACGTTTCTCCTCTACCTTTATCACTGTGCTGCTGTTTCCTTATCAGATAGCAGAGGGTGCCAGCGATGGCTGCAATAATGACCAGCATGGCAACGACAGCCAGGAGAATCACGGACCCCAGCCAACCTGAGAACAAACAAGGCGTGATCCATTACAGTCACAGCTTTACGCCTCAAAACAAACCTGTTTGAACCTATGGAACCTATGAGCAGCAGCTACAGTTATAATGTCActgagtgtagatctcacacttaAGAGtgccaatgacaaagcattcaaaacggttaaaccacaacaggttctatagaAACAGATTCAATATGTTACTATCGTATTTATATTTAAcactgtctgtattttttttttagttaatgacTTCGAATCtgtttctaagtgttcggtgactgcctctaatcaagttggcATTCTCttacactctttgtatgacagacacaGCAAAGAGGGTGCGAGAACGAAACACACTTTCAACTTGATTGGATGGAGCCAACGGACACTTCGAAACACATCATAAGTCATTAAATCTGTTCGATAAAAAGAGACACAAAGCTGATATATACAACCAAGGAAGCACCTCAATGCAGCCCCTTTTTAATGCTCCATGTCTGCAGTGGTCAACCGTCAATTTAAACTGCaatgaaaatgtatgtgtgtgcgtttgtgtctttaaattaaataaaataacaataaccaCACAACTCGTTGTCATATTTACCGGTATCCTTGTCAACCATGGGGTCCTTGCACACAGCGTTTGATTCGGACGTCCCGGGTTTTGCAAGCACCATCTCCAATTCTGTACAGCTgaaatgcattaaataaaaatcaaaaatgtgttaaaagaagaagaagaatcaatAATTATTTCTGAGATCCGAGCAGGTAatgcaatccaaaaaaaaaaaccctcaaatgCCTGGTTGGTGGCAGTGCCAGTCCCACTCACTTGCTGTGCTGGAAGCAGTGCGCTGTGACAGATGGGCGGTCATTGAAGAAGCCAGTAGGGCAGGGGGAACACTTGGGGTGCTGCTCCAAATCACCTGCAACACATAacatcacagggatggaaatgagactcccattgcatagcggttccatccattcctggttttacttggTTTAAGTCCAATAAGACTGGGATGTGCCGAGATTTGTCTTGCAAAAAAACACTGCGCTCTGCCAAAATCGATGTTCTGCAAACAGCGATATTCATGCACAGATttagtctcagtgtctgtgttcAAAAGCCGACATTACAAGCGAGTACTAACAGCACTTGCAGTCCCTAGTGCATTTCATATGCGTTCCTATAGTGCTGTGGAAAAGGAATTCATTACATACTTTGGATTCAAGGTGCACACGTCTCAGCAGTCCTGATATTTGTGAATCTATTCCTGAATTATACCGGTATGTAAAACAAGAGCTCAAGCAAGAGCCACGGAGGGCAGCATTCACCTACAAGATTTCAAATGAATCTCCATTTAGAGaactcccttttttctttgttaaaattGATCAAACATAATCGTTTTCTAAAATGTTTGTTTCCAAAAACTGCAGTTGTATAGAtttgtattattcttattattattatcagtgtttgtaattttgtattaaatcatattattttaaagataaattaaaaacaaaagcaaagcagcatGGGAATCTTATTGGaccaaaacacattttattccaaACACTTGCACTATTAAAAAGGACAATAATTGTGTCATTTTGATGTTCTATAGATAAGATTACTATACCATGACACGTACTGTGTTGTGAAGACACTTCCGATGCACATCCCTAAATTagaaacacctgagcttgttacctctgcactggggctaatcaagcttgtagtaaaacctggaatgggtgaaactaacatgcaaaaggagtcttatttctatccctgctgTACACAACTATTTCACTTGAAATTGCTTCTGAAAAACTAAACTGCAAGAAGACAACACCTCATACcccctcagtataatacagaaccattattgcattgGCATTGTAGTGccgctgtctgtgtgtctgcattgccagtgaagatcatttgggaagggtatagttagcatagtcagggttctccccaggatgTCGCCGCCTGGCTGAAAAAActcgatccgcccgtcttgcagacgctactgtgcctttaacaataaggattgactGCGCTTCTAGCAGACGAGATTACTTGCACGCTGCTGGGTAAAAACAAAATCTtagaaccacatgacagctgtgttacatcttgacacagcatttaaccaatcagagagttgaaggggcgggttttctgtgttaagcactttgagaggctaaaacattcaaatgactgctaaaaaaataaattgattattttcaaagcaaaaagtgacaatgaatgcagcgttttcaaaataagccggcgatcTGCGCAATCCAACACCTAATACTATAATTgcaccggctactttattaaaaatattaagattattttcgggtattatcattcagtccattttttgtcgtattattgtactgtaagatgatatagtacataatagctatacacatGCACAAAAAAAAGCGCATTCTTTTTGTCAtgatatcgtaaaaatatgtacccaggtgcttgtgagagatattgggggttcatgtatagaggctgtatgcctttaagaagaaaagcgtgatgggatatcagctgaacacttgtcagctgacattaagtgcagaggtgctggattattacactccagtttcatgcaacagttatgatggtgaccaaatgtgtgcgagtactgttgtgtaaaaaaaaatgtagaacagcgaaaaacaaaaacagatgtgcattaacaaaatgccctgaaaacaaagaaaataatttaaatgaagcaatacagtgccttgcgaaagtattcggcccccttgaactttgcgaccttttgccacatttcaggcttcaaacataaagatatgaaactgtaattttttgtgaagaatcaacaacaagtgggacacaatcatgaagtggaacgaaatttattgaatatttcaaacttttttaacaaataaaaaactgaaaaattgggcgtgcaaaattattcagcccctttactttcagtgcagcaaactctctccagaagttcagtgaggatctctgaatgatccaatgttgacctaaatgactaatgatgataaatagaatc
Encoded proteins:
- the LOC117425204 gene encoding tumor necrosis factor receptor superfamily member 3-like; translated protein: MFGCFSIHLCLWFWIMLVAEAAPGQIFPYVPEHGYCRDSTTEYLSDGVCCRRCAPGQFAIHKCTATSDTHCSSCPENTFTELYNYASNCRLCRPCEAGLVELSPCTKTKGSVCVCPENSICLGVPPWECESCEDHEPCQPGTYTSQKGDLEQHPKCSPCPTGFFNDRPSVTAHCFQHSNCTELEMVLAKPGTSESNAVCKDPMVDKDTGWLGSVILLAVVAMLVIIAAIAGTLCYLIRKQQHSDKDHTPGSGKDSEQSSLLSPSGSVISSNSSIPQFPAPSAGSPPPPIAVPHSLTALQGAEHETHNRAFIGLQGGREAGQQQRLCRLPFTGEMKVNGNVYIYNGPVVNQASPSSDQRRDPSPPPSSDQRRDPSPPPSPSPEISQFRLPVQEERSAVPVQEQQGAPLQESGKEFHITIEETNSY
- the LOC117425256 gene encoding histone H1-like — protein: MAETVPAPAAAPAKAPKKKTADYKSKKTGASVSELIVKSVSASNERSGLSLAALKKALAADGYDVDKNNSRLKVAIKSLVSKETLVQTKGTGASGSFKINRKQAEAKEKAAKKKAAPKAKKPAAKQTTASAKKARKPAEKKPVAAKKSPKKAKKPAVAKKAAKSPKKVKAVKPKKTTKSPKKAKAAKPKVAKPRAVKAKKTAAKK
- the LOC117425277 gene encoding histone H2A-like, whose translation is MSVRGKTGGKARAKAKSRSSRAGLQFPVGRVHRLLRKGNYAQRVGAGAPVYLAAVLEYLTAEILELAGNAARDNKKTRIIPRHLQLAVRNDEELNKLLGGVTIAQGGVLPNIQAVLLPKKTEKPTKSK